GCGGTTAGGCTGCGTATCGAAAAACGGCGCACTTTTATCCTCCGCATCGGTAAACCCTGCGTCAAGCCTGATTCCCACGGTGAGCTGAAGGAAATCGCTGAGGTGAAAACCGCTACCCAGCGCCAAAACCGCACCGATGTTCAACGCAGAATAGTTTTCAGAAGCATCCAATCCTACCGGGCCAATTATTGGTAAATTGGTTTCGGCTGTTGCAGAACTCAAAATGGCAATCTGCGGTCCCGCGTTGAGGTAAAAGAAAGCTGTTCCGTCAAACCCCGAATGGTAGTGAAACAACACCGGTATTTTGAGATAGCTTGTTTTGGTGAACAGCTCTGCTTCGTTAAACTCGTATCGCTGCCCTTGGTTGGAGTAGATTACATCCACACCCAAACCTACTGCATCGCTGAAAAACCATGCAAAGTTGGCTCCAAATGAACTTCTGAATGTGGGCACATATTCCCAATTCGCATTATCAGAGTCATCGCCGTTAAACATCCAGGTACTTTGAGGCGCTCCTTTCAATCCGGCGTGTAATCCTTTTTGAGCATGGGCCACTCCGCAAACGAGTATCGGGCCTGTAATAATCGCGGGTATTTTCATGTTGCTTGGTTTTTGATTTGCGGAGAAAGATAGCAGATTTTGTTGTTGGAATTGTTGTGAGTTGAGATTTCAGGCCTTAACAGCCATCTCGCATCAATGGCTAACTTTGGTCGGCTTTTTGTCCTAAGCCGATTGAATATTGTTGCCTATGATGTTTCGCCACTTTTTGTTTGGGCTGTTTACCTTCGGTTTACTGATTATGCTTGTTGTGCGCTGCGGAGCACCTCGTGAGTCACTGCGCACCAGGGTTGAAACAGCTTCGTACAGCGATGCGTGGCGCTCTATTGACAGCCTTGACCAGCGGGGCCGCTACGGAACGGCTCAACCACTTGTTGCTACTCTTTTACACAGGAGCACGGCCGAAAACAACCCCGCACAGGCCCGCAAAGCATTGCTCTACGATTTGAAGCTGAGAAGCCACCTTGAGGATGCTCCACAGGAAACGATCTGGCCACTCATGCGTGAAACCATAGAAGCAGCCGATTTTCCCACGCGCGAGGTGCTGCAAATAACAGCGGGTTCGGTGCTGTGGGATCAGTACAACCAACTTCGCTGGACCTTAAAAGAGCGAATTTCCGAGGTCACTTCGGATGATATTCGAATGTGGTCTGATAACGATTTTCACCGCCAGATATCAAGCCTGTTTCAACAGGCGCTTAGCCAACCCGAGGCCCTTTTTGCCCTTGAAGCAGGCTTATTGACCGAGACCTTAAGCGGTTACCCCGACGCCTGTTCCGGCCTACCCACTATGTTGGATGTTCTGGCCGCGGAAGCGGTGGATTATTACCTTTCCGATGAAACCAATTTTTATCCTCTTTCACGGGCTGTGTCGGAGCCATCGGTTTTACTTTCCGGACCGGAGGGTTTTGCAGCCATCACCCCCAATGAACTACCTCGCAGTCAATGGCACAGGGCTATTGAGCTGTTTCAAATGCTTGATGGAATTCACGCTTCCAATGGCAATCAATTGGCGCGGGCCGAGTGGACTATTGAGCGCATCAGTAAGTTCAGAGGTCTGGGGCTTGTTCAATACCCTTCTCAACACATAGAGCATGGTTTGGAGGCTTGCCTGGATGTGTTTACCGATACGCATGCTCTTGCGCGCATGCACCTTGCCCTTGCCAATCATTTCGAGAAAAGAGGGCAAAGCGCGGCGCACGGAACACAAGCGCCGGAAGAGCGCTGGTTGTATGTGGAAGCACTGAATCACTGCGAAAAGGTGTTGGCTGCGGACGATATTCCCGAACAGTGGCGACAGGAGGTTAATGCCATTCAAAATCGAATCGGGCGCATGGAAATGGACATCTCTACCGAGCAGACCATCCTGCCCGGGGAGCCCTGGAAAATCCTGATTAACTATAGAAACATTTCTGAGCTGTACTACACGGTTGAAGCCTTTGATTACGAAACCTACCGTGAGATTATGAGCCTGCGAACCAAGCCCGAACAGGTTCATCAAATTGTTACTACTGCCCGACTCAGAGGACTTCCGCACCGCATTCCACTGAACGATGAAGGCGACCATTTTCCGCATGCACTCGAAATTGCCCATGAGCCTTTGGAGGAAGGGTTTTATGTGCTTATTGCTGCGCCATCGCGCGTGGTGAGCATGGAACGCACCAATGTAGTGATCGCGCCCTTCTTTGTTTCAAACGTAGCGTGGATGCAACAACAGGGCGTGAACCGGCAACACTCTTTTCGGTTTTTGCATCGCAAGTCGGGCAGAGCCTTGAGCAACATGCGGGTGGAAATTTATGAACAGCGCTACCACCCGTATCAGAAAAAGAATGTGTTTGAACTGCTCGGCGAGCAATTCACAAACAGCACAGGCGAACTCAGCCCCAACACCCCCGACCGCGACATCCGTATAGCAATCAAGGCTTTTCATGCCGACAAGGAGCATTGGGTTGAGCCGTCTTTTTATCAACCCAAAAAGCCCGAACCCCGCCCATCAATTATCCGACATCATCTTTTCACCGATCGTCAGGTATATAGGCCCGGGCAAACGGTGTACTTCAAGGGGATTGCTGTGAATCACGACGGCGACCAACGCGAGATTGTAAGCAACCACCAGGTGAGCGTTATACTTTACGATGCCGGGGGCCAAAAGGCAGGTAATCTCCAACTGACTTCAAATGACTACGGAAGTTACCACGGCTCTTTTGTGCTGCCTTCAACCGGTCTCACAGGAACATTCCGCATAGATGCCGGAAGGGATGCGCGGTATTTCAGCGTAGAAGAATACAGGCGACCAACGTTCAGGGTGGATATTGAGCCGATTCAGGAGACTTTTTCGCTCGGAGACAGTGTTCTGGTAAAAGGGGTGGCAACGGCTTTAGCGGGTTTTCCCGTGGCTGGCGGGGAGGTCACGTATCGAATTGTGCGACGAGCCGAACGACCCTGGTGGCGCTGGATGCCTCCGCACCCGCTTTCTACCACAGAGATTTTCAGCGGCACCACCCGCACAGACGAGTCGGGAAGGTTTACGTTTTCGTTTGAGGCTACGGAGGGGGCCGAACAACACAGCCCCGGAATGCTCTATCGTTTTGAAGTGATTGCTGATGTGACCGACGCATCCGGTGAAACGCGCGGCAACACGCGAAACATGCGCATAGGCCGCGAAGCGTTTGCCCTCTCTGCCGACTTCTCGGAACGGATGCAGGTAAGTGAATTTCGCAACAAACTGCTTCTCGCAGTCAACCCCGAAGGTGAACCGGTTGACGTGACCGGAAAGCTGCAATTGGTTCGCTTGCAAATGCCAGAGGAACCCCTTCGGAACCGGTTATGGCCCGTGCCCGACCAAATGCAGCTGGATTCTGCAAACCACCGCCGTATTTTTCCGAATGATGCGTACCGGACATCACCGGACATTGATTCCGCAGCGAGAATGGATACGGTTTGGCAAGCAGCAGTCTCCCCAAACGAAAATCTGTTATTTGGCAATGTTCCCACCACCCTCTCTTCAGGGTGGTACCTACTGGAAGCGCGGGCAACTGACAGACGTGGCAACGAAGCCACCCTGGAACAGCGAATCACCCTGTTTAACCCATCGCAGAAAAAGGCACCCACCATGGATTTTTTATGGTCTCACACCTCGGCCGACCGCGCGCAGCCAGGCGAAACCATTACCCTTTGGATTGCCTCGGGTGCGCGGGTCAAAGTATGGGCAGAAACAGAAGTTGACCGCAAGATAACCCGTAAGCAAAAATTGGAACTCAACAACAACCTCACAGCCATCGAGGTTCCCGTTACCGAAGATTGCCGGGGTGATTTTGCGGTTCACCTCAGCGTGATTCACAACAACCGGGCATTCACCCGAACACATCACATTGCGGTGCCATATACCAACAAGGAGCTCACAACAACCCTGCACACTTTTCGCGACAAAGTAGAACCCGGTGATCGTGAAACATGGGAGCTTCACGTCGCCCGTCACGATGGCAAACCTGCCGACGCCGAGGTGCTGGCAGCCATGTATGATGCATCACTC
The window above is part of the Cryomorphaceae bacterium genome. Proteins encoded here:
- a CDS encoding PorT family protein — its product is MKIPAIITGPILVCGVAHAQKGLHAGLKGAPQSTWMFNGDDSDNANWEYVPTFRSSFGANFAWFFSDAVGLGVDVIYSNQGQRYEFNEAELFTKTSYLKIPVLFHYHSGFDGTAFFYLNAGPQIAILSSATAETNLPIIGPVGLDASENYSALNIGAVLALGSGFHLSDFLQLTVGIRLDAGFTDAEDKSAPFFDTQPNRPSTYNVTGGLEIGVRYVLRTN